A section of the Deinococcus aquaedulcis genome encodes:
- the ribD gene encoding bifunctional diaminohydroxyphosphoribosylaminopyrimidine deaminase/5-amino-6-(5-phosphoribosylamino)uracil reductase RibD: protein MALALAQAARGLGRTAPNPPVGCVLVRDDEVVGAGFHPKAGEPHAEVFALREAGDRAHGATAYVTLEPCRHHGRTPPCTEALIRAGVRRVVVAALDPNPQVAGQGVAGLRAAGLEVVVGVREPEALRQQAGFRALITRGRPWVVAKYAMTLDGKVAAHGEGNGAVSSAAARERTMAWRNELDALAVGAGTVQADNPALTTRGVPDGRDPRPVVFDRQARSDVQARVWREGAVLVTGLDAAATAHEGAGVTVLRAADLPGALHGLGQLGVSSLLLEGGPTLLSAFFAAGLVDEVRVFIAPKLLGAGLSPLTHPAQAMAAAQPLRDVTIEALGPDVLVTGLLSEIPRL from the coding sequence ATGGCCCTGGCGCTGGCGCAGGCTGCCCGGGGCCTGGGCCGCACCGCCCCCAACCCCCCGGTGGGCTGTGTGCTGGTGCGGGACGATGAGGTGGTGGGCGCCGGTTTTCACCCGAAAGCAGGCGAGCCCCACGCCGAGGTGTTCGCCCTGCGCGAAGCCGGGGACCGGGCGCACGGGGCGACCGCGTATGTGACGCTGGAACCGTGCCGCCACCACGGCCGCACCCCGCCCTGCACCGAGGCATTGATCCGGGCCGGTGTGCGCCGCGTGGTGGTGGCCGCCCTGGACCCCAACCCGCAGGTGGCCGGGCAGGGCGTGGCCGGGCTGCGCGCCGCTGGCCTGGAGGTGGTGGTGGGCGTGCGGGAACCCGAAGCCCTGCGCCAGCAGGCGGGGTTCCGCGCCCTGATCACCCGGGGCCGCCCCTGGGTGGTGGCCAAATACGCCATGACCCTGGACGGCAAGGTGGCCGCCCACGGCGAGGGCAACGGGGCGGTGAGCAGCGCCGCCGCCCGCGAGCGCACCATGGCGTGGCGCAACGAACTGGACGCCCTGGCCGTGGGGGCTGGCACCGTGCAGGCCGATAACCCAGCCCTGACCACGCGCGGCGTGCCGGACGGGCGCGACCCCCGCCCCGTGGTCTTTGACCGCCAAGCCAGATCGGACGTTCAGGCGCGGGTCTGGCGAGAAGGCGCCGTGCTGGTGACCGGGCTGGACGCAGCGGCCACCGCTCACGAAGGAGCGGGCGTGACCGTCCTGCGCGCGGCCGACCTGCCCGGTGCGCTGCACGGGCTGGGCCAGCTGGGCGTGTCCAGCCTGCTGCTGGAAGGCGGCCCCACGCTGCTCAGCGCGTTTTTTGCGGCCGGGCTGGTGGACGAGGTGCGCGTGTTCATCGCGCCCAAGCTGCTGGGCGCGGGGCTGTCGCCCCTGACCCACCCGGCACAGGCCATGGCCGCCGCCCAGCCGCTGCGCGACGTGACGATTGAAGCGCTGGGCCCGGACGTGCTGGTCACGGGTCTGCTGAGCGAGATTCCCCGGCTGTAG
- the ribH gene encoding 6,7-dimethyl-8-ribityllumazine synthase → MNRIEATLLATDLKFAIVSTRWNHLIVDRLVEGAELAFVQHGGKTEHLDHFLAPGSYEVPLVARKLAQSGKYDAVVCLGAVIKGDTDHYDFVAGGAASGILNTSLETGVPVAFGVLTTDTVEQALNRAGIKAGNKGAEAVLAMIETVNLLRQIG, encoded by the coding sequence ATGAACCGAATTGAAGCCACCCTCCTGGCCACAGATCTGAAATTCGCCATTGTCAGCACCCGCTGGAACCACCTGATCGTGGACCGGCTGGTCGAAGGTGCCGAACTGGCCTTTGTGCAGCACGGCGGCAAAACAGAACACCTGGATCACTTTCTGGCCCCCGGCAGCTACGAGGTGCCCCTGGTGGCGCGCAAGCTGGCGCAGTCCGGCAAATACGACGCCGTGGTGTGCCTGGGTGCCGTGATCAAGGGCGACACCGACCACTACGATTTCGTGGCGGGCGGCGCGGCCAGCGGCATTCTGAACACCAGCCTGGAGACGGGCGTGCCCGTGGCGTTCGGGGTGCTGACCACTGACACCGTGGAGCAGGCCCTGAACCGCGCCGGCATCAAGGCCGGGAACAAGGGGGCTGAGGCGGTGCTGGCGATGATTGAGACGGTGAATCTGCTGCGGCAGATCGGGTAA
- a CDS encoding metallophosphoesterase, which translates to MSTVTRRRVLRALGGAGLGMLAAGGAGAAQAYRFGVTRHTRPLPGLRAPLRVAFLTDLHYGLYIGAGSVRAWVEATNRERPDLVLLGGDQLDRRMDEAPGALLDELARLRAPLGVYGVWGNHDYGSFGFYGGRQYGPPRADWPAKRAELEAAFAAAGAPILRNAGRALRDDLYVAGVDDLWNGQPDVGAALAGAGERATLLVTHNPDLLPFLPRRVGLTLCGHTHGGQVRLPWLGAVTVPSRYGQRFAMGWVEGAHGTPAYVSRGLGLSGVPFRNLCDPEVTVLDLKPAPG; encoded by the coding sequence ATGAGCACCGTGACCCGCCGCCGGGTGCTGCGCGCCCTGGGCGGCGCGGGGCTGGGCATGCTGGCTGCCGGGGGCGCCGGGGCTGCGCAGGCCTACCGCTTTGGCGTGACCCGCCACACCCGCCCCCTGCCCGGCCTGCGCGCGCCCCTGCGCGTGGCCTTCCTCACCGACCTGCACTACGGCCTGTATATCGGTGCGGGCAGCGTGCGCGCCTGGGTGGAGGCCACCAACCGCGAGCGCCCCGACCTGGTGCTGCTGGGCGGCGACCAGCTGGACCGCCGCATGGATGAAGCCCCCGGGGCCCTGCTGGACGAACTCGCGCGCCTGCGTGCCCCGCTGGGGGTGTACGGCGTGTGGGGCAACCACGACTACGGCAGCTTTGGCTTTTACGGCGGGCGGCAGTATGGCCCGCCCCGCGCCGACTGGCCGGCCAAGCGGGCGGAACTGGAAGCGGCGTTTGCGGCGGCGGGCGCGCCCATCCTGCGCAATGCTGGGCGGGCACTGCGCGACGACCTGTACGTGGCCGGCGTGGACGACCTGTGGAACGGCCAGCCGGATGTGGGGGCGGCCCTGGCCGGAGCGGGCGAGCGGGCCACGCTGCTGGTGACCCACAACCCCGACCTGCTGCCCTTTTTGCCGCGCCGGGTGGGCCTGACCCTATGCGGCCACACCCACGGCGGCCAGGTGCGGCTGCCCTGGCTGGGTGCGGTGACGGTGCCCAGCCGCTACGGTCAGCGCTTTGCGATGGGGTGGGTGGAGGGCGCGCACGGCACGCCCGCGTATGTCAGCCGGGGCCTGGGCCTCAGCGGCGTGCCTTTCCGGAACCTATGCGACCCAGAAGTGACTGTGCTGGATTTAAAACCTGCCCCGGGCTGA
- a CDS encoding glutamate synthase subunit beta — protein MSKITGFLEQPRVKDQYAPVDARLKHYHEFLLPLAPGAARLQATRCMDCGIPFCTSGCPVNNIIPDFNNLVYQDDWRSALDTLHSTNNFPEFTGRICPAPCEAACTLNISDDAVGIKSIELAIIERGWQEGWVAPQPPTRPTGKKVAVVGSGPAGLAAAQQLARAGHAVTVFEKNDRVGGLLRYGIPDFKLDKHHIDRRVAQMEAEGVTFRTGVLVGTWPEGSRVTNLSKQTVTPEGLQAEFDAVLLAGGAEQPRDLPVAGRELDGVHFAMEFLPQQNRVTAGDKLKKQLRADGKHVIVIGGGDTGSDCVGTSNRHGAASVTQFEVMPQPPEQENKPLVWPYWPLKLRTSTSHEEGAVREFAIATKEFIGKGGKVTGVKTVRLEMRDGQLQEVEGSEQVYRADLVLLAMGFVSPVGSVIDAFGVNKDARGNAHAGTEEAGGYATSVPGVFAAGDMRRGQSLVVWAIREGRQAARAIDEHLMGESVLPR, from the coding sequence ATGAGCAAAATCACCGGATTTCTAGAACAGCCGCGCGTCAAAGACCAGTACGCCCCCGTGGACGCGCGCCTGAAGCACTACCACGAGTTTCTGTTGCCGCTGGCGCCGGGCGCGGCCCGCTTGCAGGCCACGCGCTGCATGGACTGCGGCATTCCGTTCTGCACCAGTGGCTGTCCCGTCAACAACATCATTCCCGACTTCAACAACCTCGTGTACCAGGACGACTGGCGCAGCGCCCTGGACACGCTGCACTCCACGAACAACTTCCCCGAATTCACGGGCCGCATCTGTCCCGCGCCCTGCGAGGCCGCCTGCACCCTGAACATCAGTGACGACGCCGTGGGCATCAAGTCCATTGAGCTGGCGATCATTGAGCGCGGCTGGCAGGAAGGCTGGGTGGCGCCGCAGCCCCCCACGCGGCCCACGGGCAAGAAGGTGGCCGTGGTGGGCTCGGGGCCCGCCGGGCTGGCCGCCGCCCAGCAACTGGCGCGCGCCGGGCACGCGGTCACGGTGTTCGAGAAAAACGACCGTGTGGGTGGCCTGCTGCGCTACGGCATTCCTGACTTCAAGCTGGACAAGCACCACATTGACCGCCGCGTGGCCCAGATGGAAGCCGAGGGCGTGACCTTCCGCACCGGCGTGCTGGTGGGCACGTGGCCCGAAGGCAGCCGCGTGACCAACCTGAGCAAGCAGACCGTCACCCCCGAGGGGCTGCAGGCCGAGTTCGACGCCGTGCTGCTGGCCGGCGGCGCCGAGCAGCCGCGCGACCTGCCGGTGGCGGGCCGCGAGCTGGACGGCGTGCACTTTGCGATGGAGTTCCTGCCGCAACAGAACCGCGTCACGGCGGGCGACAAGCTGAAAAAGCAACTGCGCGCCGACGGTAAGCACGTCATCGTGATCGGCGGCGGCGACACGGGCAGCGACTGCGTGGGCACCAGCAACCGCCACGGCGCCGCCAGCGTGACCCAGTTCGAGGTAATGCCCCAGCCCCCCGAGCAGGAGAACAAGCCCCTGGTCTGGCCCTACTGGCCGCTGAAACTGCGCACCAGCACCAGCCATGAAGAAGGCGCGGTGCGTGAATTCGCCATTGCCACCAAGGAATTTATCGGCAAGGGCGGCAAGGTGACGGGCGTGAAGACGGTGCGCCTGGAAATGCGCGACGGGCAGCTGCAGGAAGTGGAGGGCAGCGAGCAGGTGTACCGGGCCGACCTGGTGCTGCTGGCGATGGGCTTCGTGAGCCCGGTGGGCAGCGTCATTGACGCCTTCGGCGTGAACAAGGACGCCCGGGGCAACGCCCACGCGGGCACCGAGGAAGCGGGCGGCTACGCCACCAGCGTGCCCGGCGTGTTTGCGGCGGGCGACATGCGCCGGGGCCAGAGCCTGGTGGTGTGGGCCATCCGCGAGGGCCGCCAGGCCGCGCGCGCCATTGACGAGCACCTGATGGGGGAGAGCGTTCTGCCCCGGTAA
- a CDS encoding bifunctional 3,4-dihydroxy-2-butanone-4-phosphate synthase/GTP cyclohydrolase II produces the protein MTLASIPALLAELRAGRPVILVDDEGRENEGDLLIPAATATPHWINFMAREGRGLICVTLPPERAQALDLTPMVGSSTDPNGTAFTVSVDHVSNSTGISAYDRAATVAALLDGQAQPADFRRPGHIFPLVARPGGVLRRAGHTEAACDLARLAGFAPLGVICEIMGDDGEMSRLPDLLTFGEKHGLKVGSIEALIAYRLEHDPFMALVAEAKLPTEYGDFRIVGFEDTLSGAEHVALVMGEVTPAPLLVRVHSECLTGDGFHSLRCDCGPQRDAAMRAIAAEGRGVLVYLRQEGRGIGLLNKIRAYGLQDGGADTVEANLRLGFPADARDFGIGAQMLHLLGARQLRVLTNNPRKLHSLGGFGLTVTERVPLHVGEGEHNAAYLQTKRAKLGHLGAEGEWQMADGS, from the coding sequence ATGACCCTGGCCTCCATCCCCGCGCTGCTGGCCGAGCTGCGTGCCGGGCGCCCCGTGATTCTGGTGGATGACGAGGGCCGCGAGAACGAAGGTGACCTGCTGATCCCCGCCGCCACCGCCACGCCGCACTGGATCAACTTCATGGCGCGCGAGGGGCGCGGCCTGATCTGCGTGACCCTGCCCCCGGAGCGGGCCCAGGCCCTGGACCTGACGCCCATGGTCGGCAGCAGCACCGACCCCAACGGCACGGCCTTTACCGTCAGTGTGGACCACGTCAGCAACTCCACCGGCATCAGCGCCTACGACCGCGCGGCCACGGTGGCGGCCCTGCTGGACGGGCAGGCCCAGCCTGCCGATTTCCGCCGACCGGGGCACATCTTTCCCCTGGTGGCCCGCCCAGGTGGGGTGCTGCGCCGCGCGGGGCACACCGAAGCGGCCTGCGATCTGGCGCGGCTGGCGGGCTTTGCGCCCCTGGGCGTGATCTGCGAGATCATGGGCGACGACGGCGAGATGAGCCGCCTGCCAGACCTGCTGACGTTTGGCGAGAAACATGGCCTGAAGGTGGGGAGCATTGAGGCCCTGATCGCCTACCGCCTGGAACACGATCCCTTTATGGCGCTGGTCGCGGAAGCCAAGCTGCCCACCGAGTACGGCGACTTCCGCATCGTGGGCTTTGAAGACACCCTCAGCGGGGCCGAGCATGTGGCCCTGGTGATGGGCGAGGTGACCCCGGCGCCGCTGCTGGTGCGGGTGCACAGCGAATGCCTGACCGGCGACGGCTTTCATTCCCTGCGCTGCGACTGCGGCCCCCAGCGCGACGCGGCCATGCGCGCCATCGCCGCCGAGGGCCGGGGGGTGCTGGTCTACCTGCGCCAGGAAGGCCGGGGCATCGGCCTGCTGAACAAGATTCGCGCCTATGGGCTGCAAGACGGCGGCGCCGACACCGTGGAAGCCAACCTGCGCCTGGGCTTTCCCGCCGACGCCCGCGACTTTGGCATTGGCGCCCAGATGCTGCACCTGCTGGGCGCCCGACAGCTGCGCGTGCTGACCAACAACCCCCGCAAGCTTCATTCCCTGGGCGGCTTCGGTCTGACCGTGACCGAGCGCGTGCCCCTGCATGTGGGCGAGGGCGAGCACAACGCGGCGTATCTGCAGACCAAGCGGGCCAAGCTGGGCCATTTGGGGGCAGAGGGCGAATGGCAAATGGCTGATGGCTCATAG
- a CDS encoding glutamate synthase-related protein produces MNETNNRVTPAALPHTPSTATPGTSRDELSRAREQGLYAAHEHDACGVGMVAHIKGVRSHGIIAQGLKILENLDHRGAVGADPLMGDGAGILIQIPDEFYRAEMAGQDVTLPPPGDYGVGMIFLPKEIASRRACEQELERAIRAEGQLVLGWRDVPVSREMPMSPAVREKEPVIRQVFIGAGPDTLVPDALERKLYVIRRRASNAIRALNFTHGAEYYVPSMSCRTVIYKGLLLADQVGEYYLDLQDERVTSALALVHQRFSTNTFPEWPLAHPYRMVAHNGEINTVKGNFNWMRAREGIMVSPVLGEDLKKLYPISFEGESDTATFDNALELLTLAGYPMAHAVMMMIPEAWEQSSGLDPRRRAFYEYHASMMEPWDGPAAMVFTDGRQVGATLDRNGLRPARYVQTRDDLVILASESGVLPIPESRIVKKWRLQPGRMFLIDLEQGRIIEDDELKTQFASARPYAQWVENTRFRLDDSEETGTVGQFRESLLDRQQAFGYTQEDLKFLMGPMALTGEEGIGSMGNDSPLAVLSGKNKPLYNYFKQLFAQVTNPPIDPIREAVVMSLVSFVGPRPNPLDVNAVSPQLRLEVEQPILDFDDMARLRSIAEHTRGKFKAYELDITYPADWGPRGIEAKLATVNARAVDAIENGHNIIIVTDRRLDRDRVAIPSLLALSSVHHHLVKAGLRMKTGLVVETGDAREVHHFAALAGYGAEAVHPYLALETLINLHTDVPGMPSLAGVDAHKAIRNYIKAIGKGLSKIMSKMGVSTYMSYCGAQLFEAIGLKSEFVNKYFYGTPTQVGGIGIFEVAEEGIRNHRAAFSPDPTLAQSLDAGGEYAWRVRGEDHLWTPDSVAKLQHAVRSGSVSTYEEYARLINDQSKRHMTLRGLFEFKTEGVTPVPLEEVESASEIVKRFATGAMSLGSISTEAHTTLAVAMNRIGGKSNTGEGGEDPARYEREMRGETLGEGHTLASLLGESRVEVDYPLQAGDSLRSKIKQVASGRFGVTTTYLASADQIQIKMAQGAKPGEGGQLPGGKVSEYIGFLRHSVPGVGLISPPPHHDIYSIEDLKQLIHDLKNVNPRADISVKLVSEIGVGTVAAGVAKCKADHIVIAGHDGGTGASPWSSIKHAGSPWELGLAEAQQTLVLNRLRDRVRVQTDGQLKTGRDVVVAALLGADEFGFATAPLVAQGCIMMRKCHLNTCPVGVATQDPVLRAKFTGKPEHVINYFFFVAEEVRQLMASLGIRTFDDLIGRSDLLDTRKGIEHWKAQGLDFSRVFYRPEVPEEVGTRHLHAQEHGLEGALDLTLIEKCRPAFERSEKVHFLQDARNVNRSVGAMLSGQLVRVRPEGLPDNTVFVQMEGTGGQSFGAFLAPGLTLYLIGDANDYTGKGLSGGRVVVRPSIEFRGKAEENIIVGNTVLYGATSGEAFFRGVAGERFGVRLSGASAVVEGTGDHGCEYMTGGTVVVLGKTGRNFAAGMSGGVAYVYDADGTFAQRCNLSMVGLHPVLPEQEQLAQTTGALHAAQSDEALLRRLLEDHHKWTGSARASDLLDDWEAALKRFVKVLPHEYARALQARAPKAGTEAGTVQAADTTSMQTGQPAQKVAGQGTLTK; encoded by the coding sequence ATGAACGAGACCAACAACCGGGTGACGCCGGCTGCATTGCCGCACACCCCATCCACGGCCACGCCAGGCACCAGCCGCGACGAGCTGAGCCGCGCCCGCGAGCAGGGCCTGTACGCCGCCCACGAGCACGACGCCTGCGGCGTGGGTATGGTGGCCCACATCAAGGGCGTGCGCAGCCACGGGATCATTGCCCAGGGCCTCAAGATTCTGGAGAACCTGGACCACCGGGGCGCGGTGGGCGCTGACCCCCTGATGGGCGACGGGGCCGGCATCCTGATTCAGATTCCCGACGAGTTCTACCGCGCCGAAATGGCGGGGCAGGACGTAACCCTGCCGCCCCCCGGCGATTACGGCGTGGGCATGATCTTCCTGCCCAAGGAAATCGCCTCGCGCCGCGCCTGCGAGCAGGAACTGGAACGGGCCATCCGCGCCGAGGGCCAGCTGGTGCTGGGCTGGCGCGACGTGCCGGTCAGCCGCGAGATGCCCATGAGCCCGGCCGTGCGCGAGAAAGAGCCCGTCATCCGGCAGGTGTTTATTGGCGCGGGGCCCGACACGCTGGTGCCCGACGCGCTGGAGCGCAAGCTGTACGTGATTCGCCGCCGCGCCAGCAACGCCATCCGCGCGCTGAACTTCACGCACGGCGCGGAATATTACGTGCCGTCCATGTCGTGCCGCACCGTCATCTACAAGGGCCTGCTGCTGGCCGATCAGGTAGGCGAGTACTACCTGGACCTGCAGGACGAACGCGTCACCTCGGCCCTGGCCCTGGTGCACCAGCGCTTTTCCACCAACACCTTCCCGGAATGGCCGCTGGCGCACCCCTACCGCATGGTGGCGCACAACGGCGAGATCAACACGGTCAAGGGCAACTTCAACTGGATGCGCGCCCGCGAGGGCATCATGGTTTCCCCGGTGCTGGGCGAGGACCTGAAAAAGCTCTACCCGATCTCCTTTGAGGGCGAGAGCGACACCGCCACCTTCGACAACGCGCTGGAACTGCTGACCCTGGCGGGCTACCCCATGGCCCACGCGGTCATGATGATGATTCCCGAAGCCTGGGAGCAGAGCAGCGGCCTGGACCCGCGCCGCCGGGCCTTTTACGAGTACCACGCCTCCATGATGGAGCCCTGGGACGGCCCCGCCGCGATGGTCTTTACCGATGGGCGACAGGTGGGCGCGACCCTGGACCGCAATGGCCTGCGCCCCGCACGCTACGTGCAGACCCGCGATGACCTCGTGATCCTGGCGTCCGAATCCGGCGTGCTGCCCATTCCCGAGAGCCGGATTGTCAAGAAGTGGCGCCTGCAACCGGGCCGGATGTTCCTGATTGACCTGGAACAGGGCCGGATTATCGAGGACGACGAGCTGAAGACCCAGTTCGCCTCGGCGCGGCCCTACGCGCAGTGGGTGGAAAACACCCGCTTCCGCCTGGACGACTCCGAGGAGACCGGCACTGTGGGCCAGTTCCGCGAGTCGCTGCTGGACCGCCAGCAGGCCTTTGGCTACACCCAGGAGGACCTGAAGTTCCTGATGGGGCCGATGGCATTGACCGGCGAGGAAGGCATTGGCTCCATGGGCAACGACAGCCCGCTGGCGGTGCTCTCGGGCAAGAACAAGCCGCTGTACAACTATTTCAAGCAGCTGTTCGCCCAGGTGACCAACCCGCCCATTGACCCCATCCGCGAGGCCGTGGTCATGAGCCTGGTGTCGTTTGTGGGCCCGCGCCCCAATCCGCTGGACGTGAACGCCGTGAGCCCGCAGCTGCGCCTGGAAGTCGAGCAGCCCATTCTGGACTTTGACGACATGGCCCGGCTGCGCAGCATTGCCGAGCACACGCGCGGCAAGTTCAAGGCCTATGAACTGGACATCACCTACCCCGCCGACTGGGGCCCGCGCGGCATAGAGGCCAAGCTGGCCACCGTGAACGCCCGCGCGGTGGACGCCATTGAAAACGGCCACAACATCATCATCGTGACCGACCGCCGGCTGGACCGCGACCGGGTGGCGATTCCCTCGCTGCTGGCGCTGAGCAGCGTGCACCACCACCTCGTGAAAGCGGGCCTGCGCATGAAAACCGGCCTGGTCGTGGAAACCGGCGACGCCCGCGAGGTGCACCACTTTGCCGCGCTGGCCGGCTACGGCGCGGAAGCGGTTCACCCGTACCTCGCGCTGGAAACCCTGATCAACCTGCACACCGACGTGCCGGGCATGCCCAGCCTGGCGGGCGTGGACGCGCACAAGGCCATTCGCAACTACATCAAGGCGATTGGCAAGGGCCTGAGCAAGATCATGTCCAAGATGGGCGTGAGCACATACATGAGTTACTGCGGCGCGCAACTGTTCGAGGCGATTGGCCTGAAGAGCGAGTTCGTGAACAAGTATTTCTACGGCACGCCGACGCAGGTGGGGGGCATTGGCATTTTCGAGGTGGCCGAGGAAGGGATTCGCAACCACCGCGCCGCCTTCAGCCCCGACCCCACGCTGGCCCAGAGTCTCGATGCCGGCGGCGAGTACGCGTGGCGCGTGCGCGGCGAGGACCACCTGTGGACCCCGGATTCGGTGGCGAAGCTGCAACACGCGGTGCGCAGCGGCTCGGTCAGCACCTACGAGGAATACGCCCGCCTGATCAACGACCAGAGCAAGCGCCACATGACCCTGCGCGGCCTGTTCGAGTTCAAGACCGAAGGCGTCACGCCTGTGCCGTTAGAAGAAGTGGAAAGCGCCAGCGAGATCGTCAAGCGCTTTGCCACCGGGGCCATGAGTCTGGGCTCTATCTCCACCGAGGCGCACACCACCCTGGCCGTCGCCATGAACCGCATTGGCGGCAAGAGCAACACCGGCGAGGGCGGCGAGGACCCCGCCCGCTACGAACGAGAAATGCGCGGCGAGACGCTGGGCGAGGGCCACACCCTGGCCTCCCTGCTGGGTGAAAGCCGCGTCGAGGTGGATTACCCGCTGCAAGCCGGGGACTCCCTGCGCTCCAAGATCAAGCAGGTGGCCTCCGGGCGCTTTGGCGTGACCACCACCTACCTCGCGTCCGCCGACCAGATTCAGATCAAGATGGCGCAGGGGGCCAAGCCCGGCGAGGGCGGCCAGCTGCCCGGCGGCAAGGTCAGCGAGTACATCGGCTTTCTGCGCCACTCGGTGCCCGGCGTGGGCCTGATCAGCCCGCCGCCGCACCACGACATCTACTCCATTGAAGACCTCAAGCAGCTGATCCACGACCTGAAGAACGTGAACCCGCGCGCCGACATCTCGGTGAAGCTGGTCTCGGAAATTGGCGTGGGCACGGTGGCCGCCGGGGTGGCCAAGTGCAAGGCCGACCACATCGTGATTGCCGGGCACGACGGCGGCACCGGGGCCAGCCCCTGGAGCTCGATCAAGCACGCGGGCTCGCCCTGGGAGCTGGGGCTGGCCGAAGCGCAGCAGACGCTGGTCTTAAACCGCCTGCGCGACCGCGTGCGCGTGCAGACCGACGGGCAGCTAAAAACCGGCCGCGACGTGGTGGTGGCCGCCCTGCTGGGCGCCGACGAATTCGGCTTTGCCACCGCGCCGCTGGTGGCGCAGGGCTGCATCATGATGCGCAAGTGTCACCTGAACACCTGCCCCGTGGGGGTGGCCACCCAGGACCCGGTGCTGCGCGCCAAGTTCACGGGCAAGCCCGAGCACGTCATCAACTACTTCTTCTTCGTGGCCGAGGAAGTACGCCAGCTCATGGCCTCCCTGGGCATCCGCACCTTTGACGACCTGATTGGCCGCAGCGACCTGCTGGACACCCGCAAGGGCATTGAGCACTGGAAGGCGCAGGGCCTGGACTTCAGCCGCGTGTTCTACCGCCCCGAGGTGCCTGAAGAGGTGGGCACGCGCCACCTGCACGCCCAGGAGCACGGCCTGGAAGGCGCGCTGGACCTCACCCTGATTGAGAAGTGCCGCCCCGCCTTTGAACGCAGCGAGAAGGTGCACTTTCTGCAGGACGCGCGCAACGTCAACCGCAGCGTGGGGGCCATGCTCTCGGGCCAGCTGGTGCGCGTGCGCCCCGAGGGCCTCCCCGACAACACGGTGTTCGTGCAGATGGAAGGCACGGGCGGCCAGTCCTTCGGCGCCTTCCTGGCCCCGGGCCTGACCCTGTACCTGATTGGCGACGCGAACGACTACACCGGCAAGGGCCTGTCGGGCGGGCGCGTGGTGGTGCGGCCCAGCATCGAGTTCCGGGGCAAGGCCGAGGAAAACATCATCGTGGGGAACACGGTGCTGTACGGCGCCACCAGCGGCGAGGCCTTTTTCCGGGGTGTGGCCGGCGAGCGCTTCGGCGTGCGCCTCAGTGGCGCCTCGGCGGTGGTGGAAGGCACCGGGGACCACGGCTGCGAGTACATGACGGGCGGCACGGTGGTGGTGCTGGGCAAGACCGGCCGCAACTTCGCGGCGGGCATGAGCGGCGGCGTGGCCTACGTGTACGACGCCGACGGCACCTTCGCCCAGCGCTGCAACCTCAGCATGGTGGGCCTGCACCCGGTCCTGCCCGAGCAGGAGCAACTGGCCCAGACGACCGGCGCCCTGCATGCCGCCCAGAGCGACGAGGCCCTGCTGCGCCGCCTGCTGGAAGACCACCACAAATGGACCGGCTCGGCGCGCGCCTCCGACCTGCTGGACGACTGGGAAGCGGCCCTGAAGCGCTTTGTGAAGGTCCTGCCCCACGAATACGCCCGCGCCCTGCAGGCCCGCGCCCCGAAAGCTGGCACCGAGGCCGGCACCGTGCAGGCCGCCGACACCACCTCCATGCAGACCGGCCAGCCCGCGCAGAAGGTGGCCGGGCAGGGCACGCTGACGAAGTAA
- a CDS encoding riboflavin synthase, whose amino-acid sequence MFTGIIEQVGRIARTESSSGHLTVTIQPAGMWPDLQLGESIAVSGTCLTVTGWDEAGFTVDLSRETLAKTAPHWQAGASVNLERAMTAGARFGGHIVSGHVDGVAEVLSVETQPGAYTMTLRAPPHLARYLVPKGSVTADGVSLTVVDVGGPAGSRPDLRADEFTLWLVPHTLEVTTLRTWGPGTRVNLEADQLAKYVERLLAFGGSKGLRVEESKKDPLRPFDPSTLDGAQP is encoded by the coding sequence ATGTTTACCGGCATCATTGAACAGGTGGGGCGCATTGCCCGCACCGAAAGCAGCAGCGGCCACCTCACGGTCACCATTCAGCCCGCCGGGATGTGGCCCGATCTGCAACTGGGCGAGAGCATCGCCGTGAGCGGCACCTGCCTGACCGTCACCGGCTGGGACGAGGCCGGCTTCACCGTGGACCTCAGCCGCGAGACGCTGGCGAAAACGGCGCCGCACTGGCAGGCCGGCGCGTCCGTGAATCTGGAGCGGGCCATGACCGCCGGCGCGCGCTTTGGCGGCCACATCGTCAGCGGGCATGTGGACGGCGTGGCCGAGGTCCTGAGTGTCGAGACCCAGCCCGGCGCCTACACCATGACCCTGCGCGCGCCGCCCCACCTCGCCCGCTACCTGGTTCCCAAGGGCAGCGTCACTGCCGATGGCGTGAGCCTGACCGTGGTGGACGTGGGCGGCCCTGCTGGCAGCCGCCCAGACCTGCGCGCCGACGAATTCACCCTCTGGCTGGTGCCCCATACGCTGGAGGTCACCACACTGCGCACCTGGGGGCCCGGCACCCGGGTCAACCTGGAAGCCGATCAGCTGGCGAAGTATGTGGAGCGGCTACTCGCCTTTGGCGGGTCTAAGGGTCTAAGGGTCGAAGAGTCAAAGAAAGACCCCCTTAGACCCTTCGACCCTTCGACCCTTGACGGGGCGCAGCCATGA